In Salmonella enterica subsp. enterica serovar Typhimurium str. LT2, a single window of DNA contains:
- a CDS encoding putative dehydratase protein (similar to E. coli starvation sensing protein (AAC74653.1); Blastp hit to AAC74653.1 (404 aa), 30% identity in aa 198 - 384, 36% identity in aa 1 - 120), whose translation MKITSIEVFDCELKKRDQTMSSYNPVLIRVNTDSGLSGIGEVGLAYGAGAKAGVGIIRDLAPLIVGEDPLNIEKIWEFFFRKTFWGMGGGNVFYAGMSAIDIALWDIKGKYLGVPVYQLLGGKTNEKLRTYASQLQFGWGDKRHILVTPEEYAEAARAALDDGYDAIKVDPLEIDRNGDDCVFQNRNRNYSGLLLADQLKMGEARIAAMREAMGDDADIIVEIHSLLGTNSAIQFAKAIEKYRIFLYEEPIHPLNSDNMQKVSRSTTIPIATGERSYTRWGYRELLEKQSIAVAQPDLCLCGGITEGKKICDYANIYDTTVQVHVCGGPVSTVAALHMETAIPNFIIHEHHTNAMKASIRELCTHDYQPENGYYVAPEQPGLGQELNDEVVKEYLAYVIK comes from the coding sequence ATGAAAATTACGTCTATTGAAGTTTTTGACTGTGAATTAAAAAAAAGAGATCAAACGATGTCCTCCTATAATCCAGTACTTATCCGGGTGAATACCGACTCAGGATTAAGTGGTATTGGCGAAGTAGGACTGGCCTATGGCGCAGGCGCTAAAGCTGGCGTAGGGATCATCAGAGATCTGGCGCCATTGATTGTGGGTGAAGATCCACTAAATATCGAAAAAATTTGGGAGTTCTTTTTCAGAAAGACTTTTTGGGGGATGGGGGGCGGGAACGTTTTTTATGCCGGAATGAGCGCTATTGATATTGCTCTTTGGGATATCAAAGGTAAATATTTAGGTGTACCTGTTTATCAGCTCCTTGGCGGGAAAACTAATGAAAAATTAAGAACCTATGCTAGTCAGTTACAATTTGGTTGGGGGGATAAACGCCATATATTAGTGACACCTGAGGAATATGCTGAGGCGGCGCGTGCGGCTCTTGACGATGGATATGATGCGATTAAAGTGGATCCACTCGAAATCGATCGTAATGGCGATGACTGTGTTTTTCAGAATAGAAATCGTAACTATTCAGGATTGTTACTGGCCGATCAATTAAAAATGGGGGAAGCGCGAATTGCCGCTATGCGTGAAGCAATGGGGGATGATGCTGATATTATCGTGGAAATCCATTCTCTTCTCGGTACAAACTCAGCTATTCAATTTGCGAAGGCGATAGAAAAGTATCGTATCTTTCTTTATGAAGAACCGATTCATCCATTAAATTCTGATAATATGCAGAAAGTTTCCCGTTCAACAACGATTCCAATCGCCACTGGCGAGCGTTCCTACACAAGATGGGGATACAGGGAATTACTGGAGAAGCAGTCTATTGCCGTAGCGCAACCTGATTTGTGTCTCTGCGGCGGAATTACCGAAGGAAAGAAAATCTGTGACTATGCTAATATTTATGACACCACTGTACAGGTGCATGTTTGCGGCGGTCCTGTTTCCACGGTAGCCGCGCTGCATATGGAAACAGCAATTCCCAACTTTATTATTCATGAGCATCATACCAATGCGATGAAAGCATCTATTCGGGAACTTTGTACCCACGATTATCAACCGGAAAATGGCTATTATGTCGCGCCGGAACAGCCCGGATTGGGTCAGGAATTAAACGATGAGGTAGTGAAAGAATATCTGGCCTATGTGATTAAATAG
- a CDS encoding putative permease (similar to E. coli putative transport protein (AAC75306.1); Blastp hit to AAC75306.1 (442 aa), 30% identity in aa 18 - 428), whose product MSSPQENLYDAIRIVKRKIIPLAFILYFFNYMDRVNIGFAALRMNESLGITPEDFANISSIFFISYLIFQIPSSIGLQKLGARKWISSIIIGWGAVTGLIFFAKDTQHILLARIFLGVFEAGFFPGMVYYLACWFPARERGKVNSFFMLSIAVASVLAAPMSGWIIEHLNTPDYEGWRWLFAIEGIPTVFLGILTFYLLPDSPEKAKWLTPQQISALVNKLRTDNETAAALNKNTNSSFLSVIKNPVLLQLSFAYMLIQAAALAANYWLPGLVKGFSADFTDTDVGLIMSIPFIFAMFSMPWWGWHSDKKNERKWHAALPMFLAGCGFLMIALVPSMSLRMLGLTFYGVGILSYYGPYWALPSALLSPSGLAISIAFINSCSSLGGFLINKSLGFVSTHYGATGIFIVEAILCFAAVAVLALMKIDVKKEKSQQTNVVSRT is encoded by the coding sequence ATGAGTAGTCCACAAGAAAATTTATACGATGCAATTCGTATTGTAAAAAGGAAAATCATTCCTTTGGCCTTTATTCTTTACTTTTTTAACTATATGGATCGTGTCAATATTGGGTTTGCTGCATTACGCATGAATGAATCTCTCGGTATTACGCCTGAGGATTTCGCTAATATTTCTTCTATATTCTTCATATCATATTTAATCTTTCAAATTCCGAGTAGCATTGGCTTGCAAAAGCTTGGCGCAAGAAAATGGATTAGTTCCATTATTATCGGCTGGGGAGCGGTAACTGGGCTGATTTTTTTTGCTAAAGATACTCAACATATTTTGCTGGCTCGCATTTTTTTGGGGGTATTTGAAGCTGGCTTTTTCCCGGGCATGGTTTATTATCTTGCATGCTGGTTCCCGGCTCGTGAACGCGGAAAAGTCAATAGTTTCTTCATGTTATCTATTGCTGTTGCATCGGTATTGGCTGCACCGATGTCTGGTTGGATCATCGAGCATTTGAATACCCCGGATTATGAAGGCTGGCGCTGGCTTTTTGCTATTGAAGGTATCCCTACCGTATTCCTTGGCATCCTGACATTTTATTTACTGCCTGACAGTCCAGAAAAGGCTAAATGGCTTACGCCACAGCAGATATCGGCCTTAGTTAATAAATTACGTACTGACAATGAAACCGCAGCTGCATTAAATAAAAATACCAACTCATCCTTTCTTTCCGTAATCAAAAATCCAGTTTTGCTTCAGCTTTCTTTCGCCTACATGTTGATTCAGGCGGCTGCTCTGGCGGCAAACTACTGGTTGCCGGGGTTGGTGAAGGGATTTTCAGCTGATTTTACGGATACTGACGTTGGTTTAATCATGAGTATTCCGTTTATTTTCGCTATGTTCAGCATGCCCTGGTGGGGCTGGCATTCCGATAAAAAGAATGAACGAAAATGGCATGCTGCATTACCCATGTTTCTGGCAGGCTGTGGTTTTCTGATGATTGCTCTTGTCCCCTCAATGTCGCTGAGAATGCTGGGGCTAACGTTCTATGGTGTTGGGATCCTCAGCTATTACGGACCTTACTGGGCGCTGCCTTCTGCATTATTGTCGCCGTCAGGGTTGGCTATCAGCATTGCGTTTATTAACTCATGTTCAAGTCTTGGCGGATTCCTGATTAATAAATCACTGGGATTCGTTTCTACTCATTATGGTGCGACAGGAATATTTATTGTAGAGGCAATACTTTGCTTCGCTGCGGTAGCCGTTTTGGCGTTAATGAAAATTGATGTGAAAAAAGAAAAAAGCCAACAAACAAATGTTGTATCACGAACCTGA
- a CDS encoding putative gntR family regulatory protein (similar to E. coli orf, hypothetical protein (AAC74613.1); Blastp hit to AAC74613.1 (228 aa), 25% identity in aa 13 - 217), which yields MLRKKQYNSKANVSYLIYQQANLMKYTITTIKYVNFLISDILDPLILNKLITMEPGLTMEEKKMKNRLKRDFSHISIEIPKSITQVIKEKIREMIIHGDFDLGQAISENELSNILMVSKTPIREAFIWLSYNENLVNIIPRSGTFVFSVTDEDINDLIKMRVILEQGAIREAMEKNANNVIVELSNILSKSAKINAERDTQAYLKLDHDFHYVFVKYADNKYISQAHLLISARLLAIRYRLDFTAEYITSSNRGHATILDMLKNNNVEGVCNFITHHIGSGFTERARKLLALKA from the coding sequence ATGTTACGTAAAAAACAATACAATTCAAAAGCTAATGTGTCATATCTGATATATCAGCAAGCAAACTTAATGAAATATACAATAACAACAATAAAGTATGTAAATTTTCTTATATCTGATATATTAGATCCGTTAATTTTGAATAAATTAATTACAATGGAGCCGGGTTTAACCATGGAGGAGAAGAAAATGAAAAATAGATTAAAGCGTGACTTTAGTCACATATCAATTGAAATACCCAAATCCATCACCCAGGTGATTAAAGAGAAAATAAGGGAGATGATTATCCATGGCGATTTCGATCTTGGGCAAGCGATCAGTGAAAATGAACTATCAAATATTCTGATGGTAAGTAAAACACCAATTCGTGAAGCTTTTATTTGGCTGAGCTATAATGAAAACTTAGTCAACATCATTCCCCGCAGTGGGACATTTGTTTTTTCTGTCACCGACGAGGATATCAATGATCTCATCAAAATGAGGGTTATCCTTGAACAGGGCGCAATTCGTGAAGCGATGGAGAAAAATGCTAACAATGTCATAGTCGAATTAAGCAATATTTTATCGAAGTCAGCAAAAATTAATGCAGAGCGAGATACGCAAGCTTACCTCAAACTGGATCATGATTTTCATTATGTTTTTGTGAAATATGCCGATAATAAATACATTTCACAAGCACACCTGTTGATCTCAGCACGTTTATTGGCAATTCGCTACAGACTGGATTTTACCGCTGAATATATCACCAGCTCTAACCGTGGACATGCCACTATTTTGGATATGTTAAAAAACAACAACGTCGAGGGCGTCTGTAATTTTATCACGCACCACATCGGTAGCGGTTTTACAGAACGCGCAAGAAAACTTCTTGCGCTGAAAGCGTAA
- the ubiG gene encoding 2-octaprenyl-6-hydroxy phenol methylase (3-demethylubiquinone-9 3-methyltransferase. (SW:UBIG_SALTY)) — translation MNTEKPSVAHNVDHNEIAKFEAVASRWWDLEGEFKPLHRINPLRLGYITERSGGLFGKKVLDVGCGGGILAESMAREGATVTGLDMGFEPLQVAKLHALESGIEVEYVQETVEEHAAKHAQQYDVVTCMEMLEHVPDPQSVVHACAQLVKPGGEVFFSTLNRNGKSWLMAVVGAEYILRMVPKGTHDVKKFIKPAELLSWVDETVLKEQHITGLHYNPITNTFKLGPGVDVNYMLHTRAKKA, via the coding sequence ATGAACACTGAAAAACCGTCGGTAGCTCACAACGTTGACCATAATGAAATCGCCAAATTCGAAGCCGTCGCGTCGCGCTGGTGGGATCTGGAGGGCGAATTCAAGCCATTGCATCGTATCAACCCCCTACGCCTTGGCTACATTACTGAGCGCTCAGGCGGCCTGTTTGGTAAAAAGGTGCTCGACGTCGGCTGCGGCGGCGGTATTCTGGCGGAGAGCATGGCGCGCGAAGGCGCAACCGTCACCGGGCTGGATATGGGCTTTGAGCCTTTGCAGGTCGCCAAACTGCATGCGCTGGAAAGCGGCATCGAGGTAGAGTACGTGCAGGAGACGGTTGAGGAACATGCGGCAAAACACGCCCAGCAATACGACGTCGTCACCTGTATGGAAATGCTGGAGCACGTTCCCGATCCGCAATCGGTCGTCCACGCCTGCGCCCAACTGGTTAAACCCGGCGGCGAGGTGTTCTTCTCAACGTTGAACCGCAATGGGAAATCCTGGCTGATGGCGGTCGTCGGCGCTGAGTATATTCTGCGCATGGTGCCAAAAGGCACGCACGACGTGAAGAAATTCATTAAGCCTGCTGAACTGTTAAGCTGGGTAGATGAAACCGTCCTGAAAGAGCAACATATCACCGGGCTGCACTACAACCCGATAACCAATACTTTCAAACTCGGTCCCGGAGTAGACGTTAACTACATGTTGCATACCCGCGCTAAAAAAGCCTGA
- the nrdA gene encoding ribonucleoside diphosphate reductase 1, alpha subunit (ribonucleoside-diphosphate reductase 1 alpha chain. (SW:RIR1_SALTY)), whose amino-acid sequence MNQSLLVTKRDGRTERINLDKIHRVLDWAAEGLNNVSVSQVELRSHIQFYDGIKTSDIHETIIKAAADLISRDAPDYQYLAARLAIFHLRKKAFGQFEPPALYHHVVKMVELGKYDNHLLEDYTEEEFKQMDSFIVHDRDMTFSYAAVKQLEGKYLVQNRVTGEIYESAQFLYILVAACLFSNYPRETRLDYVKRFYDAVSTFKISLPTPIMSGVRTPTRQFSSCVLIECGDSLDSINATSSAIVKYVSQRAGIGINAGRIRALGSPIRGGEAFHTGCIPFYKHFQTAVKSCSQGGVRGGAATLFYPMWHLEVESLLVLKNNRGVEGNRVRHMDYGVQINKLMYTRLLKGGDITLFSPSDVPGLYDAFFADQDEFERLYVKYEHDDSIRKQRVKAVELFSLMMQERASTGRIYIQNVDHCNTHSPFDPVVAPVRQSNLCLEIALPTKPLNDVNDENGEIALCTLSAFNLGAIKTLDELEELAILAVRALDALLDYQDYPIPAAKRGAMGRRTLGIGVINFAYWLAKNGKRYSDGSANNLTHKTFEAIQYYLLKASNELAKEQGACPWFNETTYAKGILPIDTYKKDLDAIVNEPLHYDWEQLRESIKTHGLRNSTLSALMPSETSSQISNATNGIEPPRGYVSIKASKDGILRQVVPDYEHLKDAYELLWEMPNNDGYLQLVGIMQKFIDQSISANTNYDPSRFPSGKVPMQQLLKDLLTAYKFGVKTLYYQNTRDGAEDAQDDLAPSIQDDGCESGACKI is encoded by the coding sequence ATGAATCAGAGTCTGCTGGTGACAAAGCGTGACGGCCGTACTGAGCGCATCAATCTCGACAAAATTCATCGCGTGCTTGATTGGGCGGCAGAAGGACTGAATAACGTATCGGTTTCTCAGGTCGAGCTACGCTCGCATATTCAGTTTTATGATGGGATTAAGACCTCCGATATCCATGAAACTATTATTAAGGCTGCCGCAGACCTGATCTCTCGCGATGCGCCGGATTATCAATACCTGGCTGCGCGTCTGGCGATTTTCCACCTGCGTAAGAAAGCCTTCGGCCAGTTTGAGCCGCCCGCACTTTACCACCATGTGGTAAAAATGGTTGAGCTTGGCAAATACGACAATCATCTGCTGGAAGACTACACGGAAGAAGAGTTCAAGCAGATGGATTCGTTTATCGTTCACGATCGCGATATGACCTTCTCCTACGCTGCCGTTAAGCAGCTGGAAGGGAAATATCTGGTGCAAAACCGCGTGACCGGCGAAATCTATGAAAGCGCACAGTTCCTCTACATTCTGGTAGCGGCCTGCCTGTTCTCGAACTACCCGCGTGAAACGCGTCTTGACTATGTAAAACGTTTTTACGATGCGGTCTCTACGTTCAAAATTTCGCTGCCGACGCCCATCATGTCCGGTGTGCGTACCCCAACCCGTCAGTTCAGCTCCTGCGTACTGATCGAGTGTGGCGACAGTCTGGATTCCATCAACGCCACCTCCAGCGCGATTGTGAAATACGTTTCTCAGCGCGCCGGTATCGGTATCAACGCTGGCCGCATTCGTGCGCTGGGCAGCCCGATTCGTGGCGGCGAAGCCTTCCACACCGGCTGCATCCCGTTCTACAAGCACTTCCAGACGGCGGTGAAATCCTGTTCGCAGGGCGGCGTGCGCGGCGGCGCGGCAACCCTCTTCTACCCGATGTGGCATCTGGAAGTGGAAAGCCTGCTGGTGCTGAAAAACAACCGCGGCGTGGAAGGCAACCGCGTACGTCACATGGACTACGGCGTACAGATCAACAAACTGATGTATACCCGCCTGCTGAAGGGCGGCGACATTACGCTGTTCAGTCCGTCGGATGTACCCGGGCTATACGATGCGTTCTTCGCCGACCAGGACGAATTCGAACGCCTGTACGTGAAATATGAACACGACGACAGCATCCGCAAACAGCGTGTGAAAGCGGTCGAACTGTTCTCGCTGATGATGCAGGAACGCGCCTCTACCGGTCGTATCTATATCCAGAACGTTGACCACTGCAATACTCACAGTCCGTTCGATCCGGTTGTCGCCCCGGTACGCCAGTCTAACCTGTGTCTGGAGATTGCCCTGCCGACCAAACCGCTGAACGATGTCAACGATGAAAACGGCGAAATTGCGTTGTGTACGCTGTCTGCATTCAACTTGGGTGCCATTAAAACTCTGGACGAGCTGGAAGAACTGGCTATTCTGGCAGTACGCGCTTTGGATGCTCTGCTCGATTATCAGGATTACCCGATTCCGGCTGCCAAACGCGGCGCAATGGGCCGTCGTACGCTGGGCATTGGCGTGATTAACTTCGCCTACTGGCTGGCGAAAAACGGTAAGCGTTATTCCGACGGCAGCGCCAATAATCTGACGCATAAAACCTTCGAAGCCATTCAGTACTATCTGCTTAAAGCGTCCAACGAACTGGCGAAAGAGCAAGGCGCCTGCCCATGGTTCAACGAAACCACCTATGCAAAAGGCATTTTGCCGATCGACACCTACAAAAAAGATCTGGATGCGATTGTCAACGAACCGCTGCACTACGACTGGGAACAGCTGCGTGAGTCGATCAAAACCCACGGTCTGCGTAACTCCACGCTATCGGCGCTAATGCCGTCGGAAACGTCGTCCCAGATCTCCAACGCCACCAACGGCATTGAGCCGCCGCGCGGCTACGTCAGCATCAAGGCCTCGAAAGACGGTATTTTGCGTCAGGTCGTGCCGGATTATGAGCATCTGAAAGACGCTTACGAACTGTTGTGGGAGATGCCGAACAACGACGGTTATCTGCAACTGGTGGGTATCATGCAGAAGTTTATCGATCAGTCGATTTCCGCCAATACCAACTACGATCCGTCACGTTTCCCGTCAGGAAAAGTGCCGATGCAGCAACTGCTGAAAGATTTGCTCACCGCGTATAAGTTTGGCGTGAAAACTCTGTACTATCAAAATACCCGCGACGGCGCGGAAGATGCGCAGGACGATTTGGCGCCTTCTATTCAGGACGATGGCTGCGAAAGCGGCGCTTGTAAGATCTGA
- the nrdB gene encoding ribonucleoside-diphosphate reductase 1, beta subunit (ribonucleoside-diphosphate reductase 1 beta chain. (SW:RIR2_SALTY)) yields MAYTTFSQTKNDQLKEPMFFGQPVNVARYDQQKYDIFEKLIEKQLSFFWRPEEVDVSRDRIDYQALPEHEKHIFISNLKYQTLLDSIQGRSPNVALLPLISIPELETWVETWAFSETIHSRSYTHIIRNIVNDPAVVFDDIVTNEQIQKRAEGISAYYDELIEMTSYWHLLGEGTHTVNGKTVVVNLRELKKKLYLCLMSVNALEAIRFYVSFACSFAFAERELMEGNAKIIRLIARDEALHLTGTQHMLNLLRSGVDDPEMAEIAEECKQECYDLFVQAAQQEKEWADYLFRDGSMIGLNKDILCQYVEYITNIRMQAVGLDLPFQTRSNPIPWINTWLVSDNVQVAPQEVEVSSYLVGQIDSEVDTDDLSNFQL; encoded by the coding sequence ATGGCATACACCACTTTTTCACAGACGAAAAACGATCAGCTCAAGGAACCCATGTTCTTTGGCCAGCCGGTCAACGTTGCACGCTATGACCAGCAGAAATATGACATCTTCGAAAAACTGATCGAAAAACAGCTCTCTTTCTTCTGGCGTCCGGAAGAGGTCGACGTCTCCCGCGATCGTATCGATTATCAGGCGTTGCCGGAGCACGAAAAACATATCTTCATCAGCAACCTCAAATACCAGACGCTGCTGGATTCCATTCAGGGACGTAGCCCGAACGTCGCCCTGCTGCCGCTCATTTCCATCCCGGAGCTGGAGACGTGGGTAGAGACCTGGGCGTTTTCTGAGACGATTCACTCACGATCCTACACCCACATTATTCGTAACATCGTCAACGATCCGGCTGTCGTTTTTGACGATATCGTGACCAATGAGCAAATTCAGAAGCGCGCCGAAGGTATCTCCGCCTACTACGACGAACTTATTGAGATGACCAGTTACTGGCACCTGCTCGGTGAAGGCACCCATACCGTTAATGGCAAAACGGTTGTCGTGAATCTGCGTGAGCTGAAGAAAAAACTGTATCTGTGCCTGATGAGCGTGAACGCGCTGGAAGCCATCCGCTTCTACGTCAGCTTCGCCTGCTCTTTCGCATTTGCCGAGCGTGAACTGATGGAAGGCAACGCCAAAATTATCCGTCTGATCGCCCGTGACGAAGCTCTGCATCTGACCGGCACGCAACATATGCTGAACCTGTTGCGTAGCGGCGTGGACGACCCGGAGATGGCGGAAATCGCCGAAGAGTGTAAACAGGAATGTTATGACCTGTTCGTGCAGGCGGCGCAGCAGGAAAAAGAGTGGGCAGACTATCTGTTCCGCGACGGTTCGATGATCGGCCTGAATAAAGATATCCTGTGTCAATACGTTGAATATATTACTAATATTCGTATGCAGGCGGTGGGGCTGGATCTACCGTTCCAGACCCGCTCCAACCCAATCCCGTGGATCAATACCTGGCTGGTGTCCGATAACGTTCAGGTCGCTCCACAGGAAGTAGAAGTTAGCTCTTATCTGGTCGGACAAATCGATTCGGAAGTCGATACCGACGATCTGAGTAATTTCCAGCTCTGA
- the yfaE gene encoding putative ferredoxin (similar to E. coli orf, hypothetical protein (AAC75296.1); Blastp hit to AAC75296.1 (84 aa), 96% identity in aa 1 - 84) yields MGRVTLRITGTQLLCQDEHPSLLAALESHNVEVEYQCREGYCGSCRTRLVAGQVDWITEPLAFIQPGEILPCCCRAKGDIEIEM; encoded by the coding sequence ATGGGACGCGTCACGCTGCGTATCACTGGCACACAGCTGCTGTGCCAGGATGAACACCCTTCTCTGCTGGCCGCGCTGGAATCGCATAACGTTGAGGTGGAGTATCAGTGCCGCGAAGGTTATTGCGGCTCCTGTCGTACCCGGCTGGTTGCCGGTCAGGTTGACTGGATTACGGAACCTTTAGCGTTTATCCAGCCGGGAGAGATTTTGCCCTGCTGCTGCAGGGCAAAAGGCGATATCGAAATCGAGATGTAA
- a CDS encoding putative permease (similar to E. coli putative transport (AAC76498.1); Blastp hit to AAC76498.1 (419 aa), 26% identity in aa 31 - 407), which yields MKEKLWTKDFWAITIVSFIIFFVFYVLLTLLPIYIADRLHASADKAGLLVTCFLAAAIVIRPFAGQWVGKYSNKKILVLSSLAFLVITALYPVCHSIESLLFIRVLHGITFGVITTVKGTISARLIPASRRGEGISFFSLAMGLAMVVGPWIGLNMARWDAFTAAFWLCSAVAALGIVLSLIVTVPPVIRHADGSKPNLGFSAMFDRAALPFALVTFFMTFSYAGVSAFLALYARELDLMAAASNFLLCYAILLMICRTFTGNICDKKGPKYVVYPCLLAFTIGLVALGYTNGSIMMIISGGLIGIGYGSVTPVFQTQIISSVEPHKIGVANSLFFNAMDAGMAIGAFIMGMMVESVGYRMIYVAGAVLVVLAGALYAVQMKKRGVMPLVSTSELH from the coding sequence ATGAAAGAAAAATTATGGACGAAAGATTTTTGGGCAATCACCATAGTCAGTTTTATTATCTTTTTTGTTTTTTATGTACTGCTAACTTTATTACCCATTTATATCGCTGACCGCCTGCATGCTTCTGCAGATAAGGCCGGGCTGTTAGTGACATGTTTCCTGGCCGCGGCAATTGTTATTCGGCCATTTGCCGGACAATGGGTGGGAAAATATTCGAATAAAAAGATTCTGGTGCTCTCTTCTCTGGCTTTTTTGGTGATTACCGCGCTGTATCCGGTTTGCCATTCTATCGAGTCGCTGCTCTTTATCCGCGTACTTCATGGGATTACGTTTGGTGTTATTACCACGGTAAAAGGAACTATTTCAGCGCGGTTAATTCCGGCCTCCCGACGTGGAGAGGGCATCAGCTTTTTCTCTTTAGCGATGGGCCTGGCGATGGTCGTAGGACCGTGGATCGGTTTGAATATGGCCCGCTGGGACGCGTTCACTGCCGCATTCTGGCTTTGTTCCGCTGTAGCGGCGTTAGGGATTGTGCTTTCCCTGATTGTGACGGTTCCTCCGGTAATTCGTCATGCCGATGGTTCGAAACCGAATCTGGGTTTTTCCGCGATGTTTGACCGCGCCGCCTTGCCTTTTGCGCTGGTCACCTTTTTTATGACTTTCTCCTATGCCGGCGTGTCGGCTTTCCTGGCGCTGTATGCGCGTGAGCTGGATTTAATGGCGGCGGCCAGTAATTTCCTGCTGTGCTACGCGATTTTACTGATGATATGCCGTACCTTCACCGGGAATATTTGTGATAAAAAAGGGCCGAAATATGTTGTTTATCCATGTCTGTTGGCTTTTACCATCGGTCTGGTGGCGCTGGGCTACACCAATGGCAGCATCATGATGATTATTTCCGGTGGTCTCATCGGTATCGGCTACGGTTCGGTCACGCCGGTCTTCCAGACGCAAATTATCAGCTCGGTTGAACCGCATAAAATCGGTGTGGCGAATTCACTGTTCTTTAACGCGATGGACGCCGGAATGGCGATTGGCGCCTTTATCATGGGAATGATGGTTGAGTCAGTTGGCTATCGTATGATTTATGTCGCTGGCGCGGTGTTGGTGGTACTCGCTGGCGCACTGTATGCCGTGCAGATGAAAAAACGTGGCGTGATGCCGTTGGTTTCCACCAGCGAGTTGCACTGA
- a CDS encoding putative LysR family transcriptional regulator (similar to E. coli orf, hypothetical protein (AAC75298.1); Blastp hit to AAC75298.1 (68 aa), 80% identity in aa 1 - 66) has translation MTLTQIHALLAVLEYGGFTEASKRLYMTQSAVSQAISALEEELGVDILIRERRKEIELTAAGSRIVRHLRAIQRDVNAVKEIAEQEKKNPARTLRIGCFPSACACILPGVIRYFESHHPNVKIIPYEENSTAIIDSLQDGSIDAGFVPFPVNGMYCVPIYRDKFTVVVPENHPLAANSTVTVEELMDEPLIVSKGRYELSIMALFKEKGIEPIFKYEFNHPDTALNFIRQGLGIALLPELTLKATTGKLCSVALEPTFYRQISLLAKEPPVEGSPLFLLQKCMETLTDEGLL, from the coding sequence ATGACACTAACCCAAATCCACGCCCTGCTTGCCGTACTGGAGTACGGCGGATTTACCGAGGCCAGCAAACGGCTATACATGACGCAATCCGCCGTCAGCCAGGCCATCTCCGCGCTTGAGGAGGAGCTCGGCGTTGACATATTGATTCGTGAGCGTCGTAAAGAGATCGAGCTTACCGCCGCCGGTAGCCGCATCGTCAGGCACTTACGCGCGATCCAGCGCGACGTCAACGCGGTAAAAGAGATTGCCGAACAAGAAAAAAAGAACCCGGCCCGTACGCTACGGATTGGCTGTTTTCCCAGCGCCTGCGCCTGCATTTTACCCGGCGTCATTCGCTATTTTGAAAGCCATCATCCAAATGTAAAAATTATCCCTTATGAAGAGAACAGTACGGCTATTATTGATTCGCTGCAGGACGGAAGTATTGATGCCGGTTTCGTTCCTTTTCCGGTCAACGGTATGTATTGCGTCCCCATTTACCGGGATAAATTCACCGTAGTGGTGCCTGAAAATCATCCCCTGGCGGCCAATAGTACGGTAACGGTCGAAGAACTGATGGACGAACCACTTATTGTCAGTAAAGGTCGTTATGAATTAAGCATTATGGCGTTGTTTAAAGAAAAGGGTATTGAGCCGATATTTAAATATGAATTTAACCATCCCGATACTGCGCTGAATTTTATTCGCCAGGGATTAGGTATCGCCTTATTGCCAGAATTAACCTTAAAAGCCACGACAGGAAAATTATGCTCCGTGGCGCTGGAACCCACCTTTTATCGACAAATTTCCCTGTTAGCAAAAGAACCGCCGGTAGAAGGAAGTCCGCTATTTTTATTACAAAAATGTATGGAAACACTGACCGATGAGGGGTTGCTATAA